In Bacteroidales bacterium, a genomic segment contains:
- a CDS encoding IS5/IS1182 family transposase, with product MVRYISEKQLTIEEFKTPFQQNLSADNRWVILSQVVPWDEFASAYMSMMDSSQGRPAVSPRTVLGAMIIKHLEKLDDRGVILAIQ from the coding sequence ATGGTACGGTATATCTCAGAGAAGCAGTTGACCATCGAAGAATTTAAGACCCCTTTCCAGCAAAATCTGTCAGCAGATAACCGGTGGGTGATATTAAGCCAGGTTGTTCCCTGGGATGAGTTTGCTTCGGCTTACATGTCCATGATGGACAGTAGCCAAGGTAGACCGGCCGTATCTCCCCGGACTGTTTTGGGGGCTATGATTATCAAGCACTTGGAGAAGTTAGATGATCGTGGGGTGATACTGGCTATCCAGGA